The Blastopirellula sediminis sequence TCGATCGTTTCCATTCGCTTGGTCGTGAGCGGGCCGGTATCTTCGATCTTGCCGTCGGCCGACGACTTGATGACGCCGCGAGGGCCATACTTTTTGCGGAACTCCGGATCTTTCGGATAGAAGTATCCTTCCGGCTCTTCTTCGGCGTTGAGGTGATAGAGGTTGCCGAAGAACTCATCGAAGCCGTGGTTGGTCGGCAGGTGTTGGTCTTGATCGCCGAGGTGGTTCTTGCCGAACTGCCCCGTCGCGTAGCCTTGCGTCTTCAAGGCATCGGCCAGGGTCGGCATCCACTCGGTGATTCCATGCGGGTCGCCAGGCATGCCGATCGTCAACAGACCGGCGCGGAACGGTTCCATCCCGGTAATAAAGCTAGTGCGCCCCGCGGTGCAGCTCTGCTGACCGTAGGCGTCGGTAAAGATCATCCCTTCGCGGGCGATGCGGTCAATGTTGGGCGTCTTGTAGCCCATCATTCCCATCGAATAGGCGCTGATCTGGGGAATGCCGATGTCGTCACCCCAGATCACCAAAATGTTTGGCTTCTTGGCGTCTGCCGCCCAGGCGGATGAGGCGAATATCGCGCACGCGAATAGCGCAGTGACAAACAGTCTTTTCATGTGGAGAACCTTCGAAAGTGTACGGCGAAGAAAAGAAGAGCTACCGGGCTGGCCAGCAGTGTAATATGCCACAGAAATGGGGGAGGAGAAGACGGTTCTCTGGTTCCGGCTGCAAAATCGTTCTATTTTAACGGACTTCTCTAGCTTTTCCCCTGTCAAGCAGACGTTTTCGGGGGTTTGCCGAAGTCTCGGTTGCGGGGCAATACGGCTAAGCCCGAACGAGTGCCGTAGATTCGTCAGGCCAAGGCCTGGCCTACCGGGCCAAGCGTTCTTTCGCCAAATCCATGAACGTCCGCAAGACCGGATCTTCGGTGATCCGGCGATTGCGATAGCCGTTGATCACCGTCGGCGGGAGGCAATGTTTGAGCGAGCGTTCGACCAGTTCCGGATCTCCGACGGCGTCGGGAATGACGCGGCCGACCAGGCCGATGCCGTAGCCTTGTTTGACGCAACTGCGGATCGAGGAGGCGAGGATCAGATCGAAGCCGCGCTCTGGATTGTCGAAGACGCCGGCCTTGGTCAAGATCGCGCGTCCTTCGTCGTCGGCATAGGAGGCGCGGTGATTGAGGACCGGGTACTTGGCGAGATCTTTGGGCAGAATGCGGCGGCGTTCGGCCAACGGATGTCCGACCGGCATGATCACCATCGGCTCGATCTCGTACATCTTTTCGACCAGCAATTCTTCCGGGTTGCGGCAACATTTGCTGTCGCCGATCACCAGGTCGACTTCCCCGGCTTCAAGCAT is a genomic window containing:
- a CDS encoding LysR family transcriptional regulator encodes the protein MPQKTPLTLLYKDISYPQLRSYCETVRHGSMSAAADSLEVSHPTVWKQIRALEQLLGQTLIESDGRRSEITPAGRVLAELAMPIISEFETLRHRFQDACETAPRTLSIAAPPRSYTDDLLGVINDFRTSYPDVRLVMREVFESLGNEMLEAGEVDLVIGDSKCCRNPEELLVEKMYEIEPMVIMPVGHPLAERRRILPKDLAKYPVLNHRASYADDEGRAILTKAGVFDNPERGFDLILASSIRSCVKQGYGIGLVGRVIPDAVGDPELVERSLKHCLPPTVINGYRNRRITEDPVLRTFMDLAKERLAR